The window CGCAAAGCAAACCGCAGGCATCGGTCGGCGCTGCAACTTCAGGCCGTTTGGTGGTGCAGATGGGCTCGTTCGGCGACCGTCAAAGTGCTGAAGCACACCGTGCCAAGCTGGCCATGATGGGTGTGTCTTCAAACGTCAGCGAAGCCACGGTAAACGGCAAGCCGGTTTATCGCGTGCAAAGCGGCCGCTTGAGCAAAGCCGATGCCGACCGCACCCGGAAAACTTTGCAGCAAAACGGTATCGACAGTTTTGCCCGTTCGGTGAAATAAAATATTGAGGGCGGCGCGTGATGGCATTTGAAATTCTAGGCATTGACCATGTGGTGCTGCGCATCCGCAACCGCCAACGTATGCTGGATTTTTACTGCAAGGTGTTGGGCTGTACATTGGAGCGTGAGTTAACCGATTTGGGTTTGATCCAGCTGCGGGCAGGGCGTTCGATTATTGATTTTGCCCCCATCGACAAACCGTTGGGGCAGGCCAGAAGCGGCGAGCCTCTGCCCGAACATGCCAATCTCGAGCATTTCTGCCTGCGCATCGAGCCGTTTGACGAAGCTTTGCTGACCGCCCATCTTCAGGCGCACGGCATCCGAATGGAGGAGCCTGCCGTGCGTTATGGCGGCGACGGCTTCGGGCCTTCGATTTTTATTACCGACCCGGAAGGGAACATTGTAGAATTAAAAGGCGCACCCGAGCGGCCACCGCTTGAGGCCGTCTGAAAATATGGCTTTGAAAACCAGACAAACCGCATCAATTAATGTTGTTAAAGGATAAAAATATGAAATTGAAACCTCTGCTGTTGGCCGCTGCCGTTACTTTCGGCTTGGCCGCTCAAGCTTACGCCGCGCCGGTCGAGGGGCAGGATTACACCGTATTGGCCAAACCTATTCCGCAAACACAGGCAGACAAAATCGAAGTGTTGGAATTTTTCGGTTATTTTTGCGTGCATTGCTACCATCTCGACCCGGTATTGCTGAAGCATGCCCGCAGCTTCCCGGCCGACACTTATTTGCGCACCGAACATGTGGTGTGGCAGCCGGACATGCTGGGTTTGGCTCGTGTGGCGGCAGCGGTTAACCAGTCGGGTTTGAAATACCAGGCAAATCCGGCGGTGTTTGAAGCGGTTTATGCCCAAAAAATCAATTTGGCCGATTCGGCAACATTCAAACAGTGGGCTGAAAGTCAAAAAAGCTTTGACGGTAAAAAGCTGATTGCCGCTTATGATTCGTTCAGCAATCAGGCTCAAGCCAAAAAAATGGAAGAACTGACCAACACCTATCAAATCAGCGGCACGCCCACTGTGATTGTGGGCGGCAAATATCAGGTGAAATTCACCGGCGACTGGCAGGCCGGCATGAAAACCATTGATGAGCTGGTGGCAAAAGTGCGCAGCGAACGCGGCATGAAAGCGCCGGCAGCCAAGGCGGCTTCTGCTTTGAAAAGCAAAGGCGCTTCGTTTGCCAAAACCGCCAACCAATAAACGTGTGTCAATGATTCGTATCTATTCGGAAACTAAGCCGGCAAGGTTGCAGGTTGATGCAGCCGGCTCAGTTTGATGAATGGGTGTCAGGCAGCCTGGGATATCCTTGCAGGCTGCCTGAAGCTTTTTGGCCGATGATAATGGTGGCCGTCTGAAAAATAGGATGACCGCTTAATCGCCCTTTAAGAA of the Uruburuella testudinis genome contains:
- a CDS encoding thiol:disulfide interchange protein DsbA/DsbL, coding for MKLKPLLLAAAVTFGLAAQAYAAPVEGQDYTVLAKPIPQTQADKIEVLEFFGYFCVHCYHLDPVLLKHARSFPADTYLRTEHVVWQPDMLGLARVAAAVNQSGLKYQANPAVFEAVYAQKINLADSATFKQWAESQKSFDGKKLIAAYDSFSNQAQAKKMEELTNTYQISGTPTVIVGGKYQVKFTGDWQAGMKTIDELVAKVRSERGMKAPAAKAASALKSKGASFAKTANQ
- a CDS encoding VOC family protein gives rise to the protein MAFEILGIDHVVLRIRNRQRMLDFYCKVLGCTLERELTDLGLIQLRAGRSIIDFAPIDKPLGQARSGEPLPEHANLEHFCLRIEPFDEALLTAHLQAHGIRMEEPAVRYGGDGFGPSIFITDPEGNIVELKGAPERPPLEAV